The Rhododendron vialii isolate Sample 1 chromosome 8a, ASM3025357v1 genome has a window encoding:
- the LOC131335819 gene encoding uncharacterized protein LOC131335819 isoform X2 produces the protein MSTMSDHQKVTVVPTEKIPFDQLPLPLKVGGPLEFTNLSIVQTVTTVSIVTVSSESTIASAGSVPPEATTLPPEGTVPPKVITESIVSVPWEVSAAFAKSVPLNTIESTESAPPEVASESIESVLPEVTTLLPEGSVPPKVSTTFIESDPLEVSAASIENAPLNSGESIESAQLEVTSESIESVHPELTILPLVGTVPPKVTTESTVSVPLEVPATSAKSAPLNTGESIESVPLEVTSKSIESVPLEVTTLPPVGTVPSKVTTGSTVDVPLELSTVSTESVPLNNVESIGSAAPEFTSEVTENVPPNATTMSLTSVPREPIVESTGIVHPEVTSKSTKSNPTMLVVPSTESAPSEVTTKPTEGVVPDPELITKARDDAVNLNHAFAGWGCNHATILNIFAHRSAKQRTQIRQEYKTEFSEDFDHRLSKELMFSPDLKLLAAYAGAIRSESPEVDAVIVDKDAKDLFKVGEWRFGTIEETFIRIFSERSGAHLVAINSAYRKMYVNSLKKAIKKETSSKFKCALLTILKCAENPGKYYAKALHKAMVGLGTDDETLTRIIVSRAEVDIEKIKTEYHKKYGKSLSDDVRSDTSGQYRAFLLSLLNPNA, from the exons ATGTCAACAATGAGTGATCATCAGAAGGTAACTGTTGTGCCAACAGAGAAAATCCCTTTTGATCAGTTACCTCTCCCGTTGAAAGTTGGTGGTCCTTTAGAGTTCACTAACTTGTCCATAGTGCAAACAGTTACCACCGTGTCAATAGTGACTGTTTCTTCGGAGTCGACTATAGCGTCAGCCGGTAGTGTTCCTCCGGAGGCAACGACCCTGCCACCAGAGGGTACTGTTCCTCCAAAGGTAATTACCGAGTCCATAGTGAGTGTTCCTTGGGAGGTATCTGCTGCATTCGCAAAGAGTGTCCCTTTAAACACTATCGAGTCAACTGAGAGTGCGCCTCCGGAAGTAGCTTCTGAGTCAATAGAGAGCGTTCTTCCGGAGGTAACTACCCTGCTACCAGAGGGTTCTGTTCCTCCAAAGGTAAGCACCACGTTTATAGAGAGTGATCCTCTGGAGGTATCTGCTGCATCCATAGAGAATGCCCCATTGAACAGTGGCGAGTCAATTGAGAGTGCGCAACTGGAGGTTACTTCTGAGTCAATAGAGAGCGTTCATCCGGAGCTAACTATCCTGCCACTAGTGGGTACTGTTCCCCCCAAGGTAACCACCGAGTCCACCGTGAGTGTTCCTTTGGAGGTACCTGCTACATCCGCAAAGAGTGCCCCTTTGAACACTGGCGAGTCAATTGAGAGTGTGCCTCTGGAGGTAACTTCTAAGTCAATAGAGAGCGTTCCCCTGGAGGTAACTACCCTGCCACCAGTGGGTACTGTTCCTTCAAAGGTAACTACCGGGTCCACAGTGGATGTTCCTCTGGAGTTATCTACTGTATCTACAGAGAGTGTCCCTTTGAACAATGTTGAGTCAATTGGGAGCGCAGCTCCGGAGTTTACTTCTGAGGTAACAGAGAACGTTCCTCCGAATGCAACAACCATGTCATTGACAAGTGTTCCTCGTGAGCCAATTGTTGAGTCAACCGGGATTGTCCATCCGGAGGTGACCTCCAAGTCAACAAAGAGCAATCCTACGATGTTAGTCGTCCCGTCAACAGAGAGTGCTCCTTCGGAGGTCACTACTAAGCCAACAGAGGGCGTCGTTCCTGATCCAGAGCTAATTACTAAGGCTCGGGATGATGCGGTCAACTTGAACCATGCTTTTGCGG GATGGGGGTGCAACCATGCGAcaatcttgaatatttttgcTCATAGAAGCGCGAAACAGCGTACTCAAATAAGGCAAGAGTATAAAACTGAGTTTTCGGAAGACTTTGACCATCGCTTGTCTAAAGAGCTTATGTTTAGTCCTGATCTTAAG tTGTTGGCCGCATATGCAGGTGCAATACGCTCAGAAAGCCCAGAAGTAGATGCAGTGATAGTAGATAAAGATGCCAAAGACCTCTTTAAAGTTGGGGAGTGGAGATTCGGAACTATTGAGGAGACTTTTATTCGCATATTCAGTGAAAGAAGCGGTGCTCATTTGGTTGCGATTAATTCTGCTTATCGCAAAATGTATGTGAATTCATTGAAAAAG GCTATAAAGAAGGAAACATCTTCGAAATTCAAGTGTGCGcttttgacaattttaaaatgTGCTGAGAATCCTGGAAAATACTATGCCAAG GCATTGCATAAGGCGATGGTCGGCCTTGGAACTGATGATGAAACACTCACTAGGATTATTGTGTCAAGGGCTGAAGTTGATATTGAGAAAATAAAGACAGAGTACCACAAAAAATATGGGAAATCATTGAGTGATGATGTTCGTTCAGATACTTCTGGACAATACAGAGCATTTCTTCTCTCGCTTTTAAACCCCAATGCCTAG
- the LOC131335819 gene encoding uncharacterized protein LOC131335819 isoform X1: protein MSTMSDHQKVTVVPTEKIPFDQLPLPLKVGGPLEFTNLSIVQTVTTVSIVTVSSESTIASAGSVPPEATTLPPEGTVPPKVITESIVSVPWEVSAAFAKSVPLNTIESTESAPPEVASESIESVLPEVTTLLPEGSVPPKVSTTFIESDPLEVSAASIENAPLNSGESIESAQLEVTSESIESVHPELTILPLVGTVPPKVTTESTVSVPLEVPATSAKSAPLNTGESIESVPLEVTSKSIESVPLEVTTLPPVGTVPSKVTTGSTVDVPLELSTVSTESVPLNNVESIGSAAPEFTSEVTENVPPNATTMSLTSVPREPIVESTGIVHPEVTSKSTKSNPTMLVVPSTESAPSEVTTKPTEGVVPDPELITKARDDAVNLNHAFAGWGCNHATILNIFAHRSAKQRTQIRQEYKTEFSEDFDHRLSKELMFSPDLKRALLLWMDDPASRDAKIVKRALSKNLINVAIEVICSRTPSQLEELKKVYRTMFTTYLDEDIDQSHANGDNKKLLAAYAGAIRSESPEVDAVIVDKDAKDLFKVGEWRFGTIEETFIRIFSERSGAHLVAINSAYRKMYVNSLKKAIKKETSSKFKCALLTILKCAENPGKYYAKALHKAMVGLGTDDETLTRIIVSRAEVDIEKIKTEYHKKYGKSLSDDVRSDTSGQYRAFLLSLLNPNA from the exons ATGTCAACAATGAGTGATCATCAGAAGGTAACTGTTGTGCCAACAGAGAAAATCCCTTTTGATCAGTTACCTCTCCCGTTGAAAGTTGGTGGTCCTTTAGAGTTCACTAACTTGTCCATAGTGCAAACAGTTACCACCGTGTCAATAGTGACTGTTTCTTCGGAGTCGACTATAGCGTCAGCCGGTAGTGTTCCTCCGGAGGCAACGACCCTGCCACCAGAGGGTACTGTTCCTCCAAAGGTAATTACCGAGTCCATAGTGAGTGTTCCTTGGGAGGTATCTGCTGCATTCGCAAAGAGTGTCCCTTTAAACACTATCGAGTCAACTGAGAGTGCGCCTCCGGAAGTAGCTTCTGAGTCAATAGAGAGCGTTCTTCCGGAGGTAACTACCCTGCTACCAGAGGGTTCTGTTCCTCCAAAGGTAAGCACCACGTTTATAGAGAGTGATCCTCTGGAGGTATCTGCTGCATCCATAGAGAATGCCCCATTGAACAGTGGCGAGTCAATTGAGAGTGCGCAACTGGAGGTTACTTCTGAGTCAATAGAGAGCGTTCATCCGGAGCTAACTATCCTGCCACTAGTGGGTACTGTTCCCCCCAAGGTAACCACCGAGTCCACCGTGAGTGTTCCTTTGGAGGTACCTGCTACATCCGCAAAGAGTGCCCCTTTGAACACTGGCGAGTCAATTGAGAGTGTGCCTCTGGAGGTAACTTCTAAGTCAATAGAGAGCGTTCCCCTGGAGGTAACTACCCTGCCACCAGTGGGTACTGTTCCTTCAAAGGTAACTACCGGGTCCACAGTGGATGTTCCTCTGGAGTTATCTACTGTATCTACAGAGAGTGTCCCTTTGAACAATGTTGAGTCAATTGGGAGCGCAGCTCCGGAGTTTACTTCTGAGGTAACAGAGAACGTTCCTCCGAATGCAACAACCATGTCATTGACAAGTGTTCCTCGTGAGCCAATTGTTGAGTCAACCGGGATTGTCCATCCGGAGGTGACCTCCAAGTCAACAAAGAGCAATCCTACGATGTTAGTCGTCCCGTCAACAGAGAGTGCTCCTTCGGAGGTCACTACTAAGCCAACAGAGGGCGTCGTTCCTGATCCAGAGCTAATTACTAAGGCTCGGGATGATGCGGTCAACTTGAACCATGCTTTTGCGG GATGGGGGTGCAACCATGCGAcaatcttgaatatttttgcTCATAGAAGCGCGAAACAGCGTACTCAAATAAGGCAAGAGTATAAAACTGAGTTTTCGGAAGACTTTGACCATCGCTTGTCTAAAGAGCTTATGTTTAGTCCTGATCTTAAG AGAGCACTCTTACTTTGGATGGATGATCCGGCAAGCCGTGACGCAAAAATAGTGAAACGTGCTTTAAGTAAAAACCTCATTAATGTTGCAATTGAAGTAATATGTTCTCGTACTCCATCCCAACTTGAAGAGCTGAAAAAGGTTTATCGTACAATGTTCACGACTTACCTTGATGAGGATATAGATCAATCTCATGCAAACGGCGACAATAAAAAg tTGTTGGCCGCATATGCAGGTGCAATACGCTCAGAAAGCCCAGAAGTAGATGCAGTGATAGTAGATAAAGATGCCAAAGACCTCTTTAAAGTTGGGGAGTGGAGATTCGGAACTATTGAGGAGACTTTTATTCGCATATTCAGTGAAAGAAGCGGTGCTCATTTGGTTGCGATTAATTCTGCTTATCGCAAAATGTATGTGAATTCATTGAAAAAG GCTATAAAGAAGGAAACATCTTCGAAATTCAAGTGTGCGcttttgacaattttaaaatgTGCTGAGAATCCTGGAAAATACTATGCCAAG GCATTGCATAAGGCGATGGTCGGCCTTGGAACTGATGATGAAACACTCACTAGGATTATTGTGTCAAGGGCTGAAGTTGATATTGAGAAAATAAAGACAGAGTACCACAAAAAATATGGGAAATCATTGAGTGATGATGTTCGTTCAGATACTTCTGGACAATACAGAGCATTTCTTCTCTCGCTTTTAAACCCCAATGCCTAG